In Motacilla alba alba isolate MOTALB_02 chromosome 21, Motacilla_alba_V1.0_pri, whole genome shotgun sequence, the following are encoded in one genomic region:
- the DRAXIN gene encoding draxin, with protein MIMETSSTFSSFLFLCALVLSDISLAISLKPGTKLKNAPENNHHLQNQEMWLQQPRTGRHHRQGLAKKERVHTMRSRGQLAGEETLKMGSGASAVEELVAEGQPAALKQNKDVFLGFELSYPERENQSPGSEKGKKQSREHRRHSRRDRLKHHQGKTPDTGPSSLYKKPKSSEEQFQNLQAEEATSLTPTTLFIAALDTAVSTEEPPVLPATSPRSQARLRQDGDVMPTLDMALFDWTDYEDLKPEMWPSAKKKEKRRSKSLNSGNETTTAEGEPCDHHLDCLPGSCCDLREHLCKPHNRGLNNKCYDDCMCTEGLRCYAKFHRNRRVTRRKGRCVEPESANGEQGSFINV; from the exons ATGATTATGGAAACTTCTTCCaccttctcttctttccttttcctgtgtgcACTGGTTCTTTCAGACATCAGTCTTGCAATCTCCCTGAAGCCTGGCACAAAGCTCAAAAATGCCCCAGAGAACAACCACCACCTTCAAAATCAAGagatgtggctgcagcagcccagaacTGGGCGCCACCACAGGCAAGGCTTGGCCAAGAAGGAGAGGGTCCATACCATGCGCTCAAGAGGGCAGCTGGCTGGggaagagaccctcaagatGGGCAGCGGAGCTTCAGCTGTGGAAGAGCTGGTGGCAGAGGGACAGCCAGCAGCCCTGAAACAGAATAAGGACGTGTTCCTGGGCTTTGAATTGTCGTATCCTGAGAGGGAAAACCAGTCCCCAGGctctgagaaaggaaagaagcagagcCGAGAACATCGTCGACACAGCCGCAGGGACAGGCTCAAGCATCACCAAG GGAAGACCCCTGATACTGGGCCAAGCTCCCTGTACAAGAAACCCAAAAGCTCTGAAGAACAGTTTCAAAATCTTCAGGCAGAGGAAGCTACAAGTCTGACTCCCACCACGCTCTTCATTGCTGCACTGGACACAGCTGTTTCCACAGAAGAGCCTCCTGTTCTTCCAGCCACTTCACCACGGTCACAG GCCCGCCTCAGGCAAGATGGGGATGTGATGCCCACCTTGGATATGGCACTCTTTGACTGGACTGATTATGAGGATCTCAAACCAGAAATGTGGCCATCTGCTAAAAAGAAAG aaaaaCGTCGCAGTAAGAGCCTCAACAGTGGAAATGAAACCACGACAGCTGAAGGAGAGCCATGTGATCACCACCTTGACTGCCTCCCAG GCTCTTGCTGTGACTTGCGTGAACACCTCTGCAAACCCCACAATCGAGGCCTTAACAACAAGTGTTATGATGACTGTATGTGCACTGAAG GGCTGCGCTGTTATGCCAAATTCCACCGGAACCGAAGAGTGACCCGGAGGAAGGGGCGCTGTGTGGAGCCTGAATCAGCCAATGGAGAGCAGGGATCTTTCATTAATGTTTAG
- the MAD2L2 gene encoding mitotic spindle assembly checkpoint protein MAD2B, whose protein sequence is MTTLTRQDLNFGQVVADVLSEFLEVAVHLILYVREVYPIGIFQKRKKYNVPVQMSCHPELNQYIQDTLHCVKPLLEKNDVEKVVVVILDKEHHPVERFVFEITQPPLLSISSESLLSHVEQLLRAFILKISVCDAVLDNNPPGCTFTVLVHTREAATRNMEKIQVIKDFPWILADEQDVHMHDPRLIPLKTMTSDILKMQLYVEERAHKGT, encoded by the exons ATGACCACTCTCACACGGCAGGACCTTAACTTTGGGCAAG ttgtTGCAGATGTTCTTTCAGAATTCCTGGAAGTGGCTGTTCACCTCATCTTGTATGTCAGAGAAGTTTACCCTATTGGGAtctttcagaagaggaaaaaatacaatgtACCTGTCCAG ATGTCCTGCCACCCAGAGCTGAACCAGTACATCCAGGACACGCTGCACTGTGTGAAGCCTCTGCTGGAGAAG AACGATGTGGAGAAAGTTGTGGTTGTAATTCTGGATAAAGAGCACCACCCCGTGGAGAGATTTGTCTTTGAGATCACCCAGCCGCCTCTTCTTTCCATTAG TTCTGAGTCCCTGCTGTCCCACGTGGAGCAGTTACTGCGTGCCTTCATCCTGAAAATCAGCGTGTGCGATGCTGTGCTGGACAACAACCCCCCAG GTTGCACCTTCACAGTTCTGGTTCACACACGGGAGGCTGCCACACGCAACATGGAAAAGATCCAGGTGATAAAG GATTTCCCTTGGATCCTCGCTGATGAGCAGGACGTGCACATGCACGACCCCCGGCTTATTCCCCTGAAAACCATGACATCTGACATCTTAAAG atGCAGCTCTATGTAGAAGAGCGAGCTCACAAAGGCACCTGA
- the LOC119710592 gene encoding F-box only protein 6-like yields the protein MGNGPRPTRRRPRTAVPPQRGPAHPCPAAPMGGTSSARRAGDSPSPSRGPLSAMTTIADLPEDVLVELLSLLPARELLRTCRLVCSQWRYVVDLTTLWKRKCQRDGFYRQSLDRSISDWKIFYMLCHMKKNLIKNPCAEENFQHWTLDDNEGDEWKIEDLPGAHGSDMPDPRVHKYFVTSYGPCFKSQLITLDKEGYWNQLMDEERPEITVKDWYAARFDCGCRYELTVRLLSKDYIVLEEFHPEPVVIEQWSDAKWREISHTFQNYPAGVRHIWFQHGGQDTQYWAGWYGIRVTNSSITIGPQTSS from the exons ATGGGGAACGGGCCCCGCCCAACGCGGCGCCGCCCCAGGACGGCGGTCCCGCCCCAGCGCGGCCCCGCACATCCGTGTCCGGCGGCGCCGATGGGCGGAACCAg CTCGGCCCGTCGCGCCGGGGATTCCCCGTCGCCGTCCCGCGGCCCGCTCTCTGCCATGACCACCATCGCAGACCTCCCCGAGGACgtgctggtggagctgctgtCGCTGCTGCCCGCCCGGGAGCTGCTCCGCACCTGCCGGCTGGTGTGCTCGCAGTGGCGCTACGTGGTGGACCTGACCACCCTGTGGAAGCGCAAGTGCCAGCGCGACGGGTTTTACCGTCAGAGCTTGGACAGAAGCATCTCTGACTGGAAGATCTTCTATATGCTCTGCCACATGAAGAAAAACTTAATCAAAAACCCTTGTGCTGAAG AGAACTTCCAGCACTGGACACTTGATGACAATGAAGGGGATGAGTGGAAAATTGAGGATCTGCCTGGAGCTCATGGAAGTGATATGCCAGATCCCAGAGTACACAAATACTTTGTCACTTCATATGG GCCATGCTTCAAGTCTCAACTCATTACCCTGGATAAAGAAGGCTATTGGAATCAGCTGATGGATGAGGAACGACCTGAAATTACAGTCAAGGACTG gTACGCTGCCAGGTTTGACTGCGGGTGCCGCTACGAGCTCACCGTGAGGCTGCTCTCCAAAGATTACATCGTGCTGGAGGAATTCCATCCCGAGCCAGTGGTCATTGAGCAGTGGAGTGATGCCAAGTGGAGAgag ATTTCTCACACCTTCCAGAATTACCCAGCAGGAGTTCGCCACATCTGGTTTCAGCACGGGGGCCAGGACACGCAGTACTGGGCAGGATGGTATGGGATCCGTGTGACCAACAGCAGCATCACCATCGGGCCCCAGACCTCATCGTGA
- the FBXO2 gene encoding F-box only protein 2 — protein MESLPDAVLIRILASIPAAELVLVCRLVCCQWKNLVDGAALWILKCQQEGLSRAESDVENWQSFYFLSKKRKNLIKNPCGEEDLEHWGEVENGGDGWKVEELPGDFGKEFPSEEVHKYFVTSYEWCRKAQVIDLRAEGYWEELMDTTQPKITVRDWYAGRSDAGCLYELSVKLLSENEDVLAEYKSETVTIPEGNDASWTEISHTFSSYGPGVRFVRFEHGGQDTLFWQGWYGVRVTSSSVTLEP, from the exons atGGAGTCCCTCCCTGACGCAGTCCTGATCCGGATCCTGGCGTCCATACCTGCggcagagctggtgctggtgtGCCGCCTGGTCTGCTGCCAGTGGAAGAACCTGGTGGATGGAGCTGCACTTTGGATCCTGAAGTGTCAGCAGGAAggcctcagcagagcagagtcaGATGTAGAGAACTGGCAAAGCTTCTACTTCCTGAGTAAGAAAAGGAAGAATCTCATCAAGAACCCATGCGGTGAAG AAGACTTGGAGCACTGGGGAGAGGTAGAGAATGGAGGTGATGGCTGGAAAGTTGAAGAGCTCCCAGGGGACTTTGGAAAAGAATTTCCTAGTGAAGAAGTCCATAAATACTTTGTTACATCTTATGA GTGGTGTCGAAAGGCTCAGGTCATTGACCTTAGGGCTGAGGGCTACTGGGAAGAGCTGATGGATACAACCCAGCCTAAAATCACGGTAAGAGACTG GTATGCAGGACGCAGTGATGCTGGCTGCCTGTATGAGCTGAGTGTGAAGCTGCTCTCTGAGAATGAGGATGTGCTGGCTGAGTACAAAAGTGAGACTGTCACCATCCCAGAGGGCAATGATGCCAGCTGGACTGAG ATCTCTCACACCTTTTCCAGCTACGGGCCGGGGGTGCGCTTTGTGCGCTTTGAGCACGGCGGGCAGGACACGCTCTTCTGGCAGGGCTGGTACGGTGTGCGCGTCACCAGCAGCAGCGTGACACTGGAGCCATAG